CTGTTCattaattgattaattaatttaaagagCCTTTTTCGTACACTGTCCTCgtgatttaattttacattagGATAAATGTAGATTGAACGAAGGcctaatatttttgaaatgattCCTAAAATGacagaaattttgtgaatcttTGAAGGAATCTTTGTGAATCCGTTCTCAAATATTGGCCTTGCATTGAACCGTGCGGGAGTGTCGTTATTGACTGCGAACACTCAAAACACTATAAAGGTAGCATATGCTACGGTATTCAATTGGTATTCTTATCTGAttaaaagaagaatttttcaCTCAGTAATTCTACTGTAATGTGAATTGTAGGAACCAAATTTTAAATGGTCATCAAAATCTCTTTCGATCAACACTCAACACTTACTTCCCATTCCTGCACCTGCTCCTGCTCCAGCCCCAGCGCCAGCTCCACCACCTGGACCATCAAAACCTCCAGGCGGCCCTTGTTGAGCACTTACGttctgatttaaaaaaaaattgattcattcGCCGTTCGATTAGTTATAAATTTAGGGTAACTTACCGCAATCAAAACAAGGAAAATCGACAGGAAAATTAGCGACGAAAAAGACTTCATTTTTGAGATAACTTTTCAGGACGATAGATTGATAATGCACAGTTTGTATGCACTTGACTGTTTAATTGATTCTAATTTGAAATGCAATCGTCAATCGAGTATTTATATGGAAGCGCAAGCTAACGTCACCGTCATAATTGAGATGGATATCAAACAAGGTGAAACGCAAAGTCCATAATTAATTTCTGTATTCCACGTTAGAATCATGATTGACGCAGTCAATATAATGAGTGGCAGGAATTATAGTGGGAAAATGGCTTTAAATTTGTAATCTCCGCGCCAACGCTAACcgtttttgattaaatttcaattgttaCCTAGGATAATCTGTATGGCTTGAAAGAAATGAACTCTAGGTGAAACAAACGTTAAAACAGGAAAGCTTTCGTCATAGATAAAACTTCTAACGAAGCTGCCACTAATTTTCCGCTTCTCAAAACGATTCCGTAGATGCGCAGAGGTgctttataaaaattttcggttaattgCAACAGAATCAGAACGAAGCGTAACAAGACATCTTGTCCTCGACGGTGATCGGTTTCCTCGGTATTAAGTTCGATCAAAAACCCAGCAGCAATACGATGATCATCATCATCCACCGCTTCCACTCGTGATTCAGAATTTCATAAGACCTAGACCGATAAGACCCTTTGTCGCGTACAGGCATTAATATTTTGCGTTTTGTTCAAATGTGAGCAGTTGTCTAGCATAGTgaacgaaaaaatgtttttcctcCGATTTTTGCGTCTGATATCGGAACggaaaatataattattgTTTGGATTGATAAATAGATACCTTTGACGCTAATATATCACTTTTTGTTTGTCTTACTAATTATTCAAcgattcaaaacaattttgttgcaaattttttttttcttctaaactCGGTAATTTCACAGATAATTAGGTGATGGAGGGCGACGATCTGATTTGGTTTTATACGAAATGAATGTAATCATCACATTGTGATGATATCACGACAAATTTGTTGTCGAAATAAAGATTGTTGATTGCTACAGGGACAAAATTATATGATGACATGAAATAACATACGTACGTGTCGTATTGTTGTTTTCATGTGGGTGGTATGTATTTAATGCATTTTGGAGTGAACCAAGAGAATTGGAATGAAAACTCGCCTGTCATTGACCTAACTTGTATCTGTATAGAAATAAAGCCAATTTCTCTCCCATCTAACCCAATGTCATTCACATGTCGATTCTATCTTATGCCAATGCGTACCAATTTATCATTTCTTTGCAAATTGCGCTACAGAGTAAAGTAAGAATAGTTTTGGACACAACATTTTCCAAAGCCGCATATTCATATTTCAttgttaaatttatgttttttggtttttcgtaatttctaAACTCACTACTTCCtgtcgacttttttttaggttttttGAACGATTATTTTGAGCTGAGAAAAATGGAACCTGTATTTATCAATTTGAAACGGCGGTCTAGTTCTGATGCTATGCCTTATGCAGTCTCAGTATCTTTACGAACAGAGTTTTGCTGTATACGCTGATTTTTAGTAATATTCTCCCCTCAGCTAACACTTCGAGAACcattgttgtgaaaaacgtggaattgaaaaattcatttttgtgtgtaacTATAccctcgaaatgaaatttcttacttttcttcccttggtgaacaaataactatcgTCGTCGAACGAACATATTTGTATTAACAAATCTGAAATgttccatcaaaaaaaaagtcgaaaaaagcCACCGTTCAGATATGTAACCAGGTGAGCCCCTGGAGTGactttttctcaatttctttcaTAGAGTAGTCTTTCTTCGAGCTTAAATCACATCTACTCGATGTTCAAAATTATTGGTTTCTGTTTGCATTAAAATGCGAGAATTCTTCGAAGCAATCGGCCTGCAAATTCCATTCTTTGAGAGAAATCACTACACTCTATTAAGTGGATAATTTTTGGAATCAAACTCTGACAAATCAGAAATTGTGGAACGGATTTTTAACGATGGGCTTCCTCATCGTAGCTCTTTAGGTTGTCTAATAGGGTGATTAAGCGAAATCGGTCCACAGTCCAAAACTGATTTCATCGAAAGTCGGCGATGTGGTAAGATACGAGAACTGTGCTGACGGACATGAGTAACATGTGACGAAATGACGGGTGGTTACTGTGTCGTACTCTCAATAGTGACGACACGACACATTACATCTTCCTTCTAAATCGTTTTAAGGTCAGAAAAGCTACGAAAAGCTGTTCTCACTCGCTGCAAGCTGTAACAGCCGATTCTTTTTTTATGGTTGAccgaatgaaaataaaattgaaaagaaaaaaaacaggcGGAATCAATGAtcagtaaatttaatttcattcatttaaagTTCTTCTGGTTTTAGTTTACattatttgtttgttggttGCAATCGTTTATGTTTAAAGGTACTTCTAATACTGAATTTttctaaatggttttttttgttcat
Above is a genomic segment from Bradysia coprophila strain Holo2 unplaced genomic scaffold, BU_Bcop_v1 contig_24, whole genome shotgun sequence containing:
- the LOC119077972 gene encoding glycine-rich protein 5-like is translated as MKSFSSLIFLSIFLVLIANVSAQQGPPGGFDGPGGGAGAGAGAGAGAGMGSEAGFDTPIGGFGVKGGVGGGAGANGGGGAGAGAGR